A region of the Kribbella sp. NBC_01245 genome:
CGATCAGCCTGGCGCGCGACAACGCTCTTCCGATCGTGATCTTCGGTCTGGAGGAGGGCAACATCGCCCGCGTCATCCGGGGTGAGAAGATCGGCACCATCGTGTCGGCCGGCCGGTAACGGTCCCGACACGCACAAAGCGTTGTTCCGGGCGTTGCACCGGTTGCGTTCATAGGGTTGGAGCGGCCGCACCGAGGCGGCCCCGAGGAAGCGAGGATTGTCGTGATCGACGAAGCACTCCGCGAAGCCGAGCAGAAGATGGCGAAGGCCGTGGAGGTCGCCAAGGACGAGTTCGCCGCGATCCGGACCGGCCGGGCGCACCCCGCCATGTTCGCGAACATCACCGCGGACTACTACGGCCAGCAGACCCCGCTCCAGCAGCTCGCCGGGTTCCAGATCCCCGAGCCGCGCACGGTCCTCATCTCGCCGTACGACAAGAGCGCAATGGTCGCGATCGAGAAGGCCATTCGCGACTCCGACCTGGGCGTGAACCCGGGTAACGACGGTTCGGTGATCCGGATCTCGATGCCGCAGCTGACCGAAGAGCGCCGCAAGGAGTACATCAAGCTGGCGAAGACCAAGGCCGAGGAGGCCAAGGTCTCGATGCGCAACATCCGCCGTCACGCCAAGGACGCCGTCGACAAGTCCGTCAAGGACGGCGACGCGGGCGAGGACGAGGGCAAGAGTGCTGAGAAGCGGCTCGATGCGTTGACGAAGAAGAACGTCGACGCCATCGATGATCTGCTCAAGCACAAGGAAGCCGAACTGCTCGAGGTGTGATGGGCCTCGACCAGAGCGCCCCCACGCCGAGCCGGGCCGGGCGCAATCTCCCGGCCGCGATCGGCGTCGGGGTCGTACTCGGTGCTGCCATCATCGGCTCGCTCTATTGGCAGAAGTGGCTCTTCATCGTTCTCGTGGTGGCCGTGATCCTGGTCGCGGTCGACGAGATGGGCAAGGCGCTGAAGGTCGGCGGCGCGTCCGTCGCCGAGGTGCCGATGCTGGCCGGATCCTTCGCGATGCTCGTCGCGGCCTATCTCGGTGGGCCACTGGCGTTGCTGACCGCGATGGGCCTCACCGTGCTCGCGACCGTCTTCTGGCGGATGCCGGGCGGCGCGCAGGGGTTCGTCCGCGATACCAGCGCGAGTATTTTCCTGATCGGCTATGTGCCGATGCTGGCCGGTTTCGCGGTGCTGCTGGTGCGTCCTGAGGACGGGCCCGGGCGGGTGATCACGTTCTTCCTCGTCGTGGTCGCCAGTGATGTCGGCGGTTATGTCGCGGGTGTGCTGTTCGGCAAGCACCCGATGGCGCCGACGATCAGCCCGAAGAAGTCGTGGGAAGGTTTTGCCGGTTCCACGATC
Encoded here:
- the frr gene encoding ribosome recycling factor yields the protein MDEALREAEQKMAKAVEVAKDEFAAIRTGRAHPAMFANITADYYGQQTPLQQLAGFQIPEPRTVLISPYDKSAMVAIEKAIRDSDLGVNPGNDGSVIRISMPQLTEERRKEYIKLAKTKAEEAKVSMRNIRRHAKDAVDKSVKDGDAGEDEGKSAEKRLDALTKKNVDAIDDLLKHKEAELLEV
- a CDS encoding phosphatidate cytidylyltransferase, which encodes MGLDQSAPTPSRAGRNLPAAIGVGVVLGAAIIGSLYWQKWLFIVLVVAVILVAVDEMGKALKVGGASVAEVPMLAGSFAMLVAAYLGGPLALLTAMGLTVLATVFWRMPGGAQGFVRDTSASIFLIGYVPMLAGFAVLLVRPEDGPGRVITFFLVVVASDVGGYVAGVLFGKHPMAPTISPKKSWEGFAGSTIGCVLAGTLSVIFLLDGDWWIGVLIGLISVGTATLGDLGESMIKRDLGIKDMSNLLPGHGGIMDRLDSLLATAPFVWLILHLLVK